A genomic segment from Propionibacteriaceae bacterium ZF39 encodes:
- the mihF gene encoding integration host factor, actinobacterial type, producing the protein MPIPPLSDEQLRQAREAAAAARSRRAEIKDRLRSGDLTLAEVIQLAETDDVVARTKVVDALKCLPRVGEKRAAEVMERLDIAANRRLRGLGPHQIANLRTEFAPRTKA; encoded by the coding sequence GTGCCGATTCCCCCACTCAGTGACGAGCAATTGCGCCAGGCCCGCGAGGCCGCCGCAGCGGCCCGCAGCCGTCGAGCCGAGATCAAGGACCGGCTCCGATCCGGCGACCTGACCCTGGCCGAAGTGATCCAGTTGGCCGAGACCGACGATGTCGTCGCCCGCACCAAGGTGGTGGATGCGCTGAAGTGCCTGCCCCGGGTGGGGGAGAAGCGCGCCGCCGAGGTGATGGAGCGCCTCGACATCGCCGCCAACCGACGCCTGCGTGGCCTGGGTCCCCACCAGATCGCCAACCTGCGCACCGAGTTCGCTCCCAGGACCAAGGCCTGA
- the rpoZ gene encoding DNA-directed RNA polymerase subunit omega, with the protein MTTQHAPGITNPPIDDLLTKVDSKYRLVLFAAKRARQINAYYSQLGEGLLENVGPLVDTGIQEKPLSIALREVNAGVLECHDIDPNAEPETSLEEFADPDFGDDFPA; encoded by the coding sequence TTGACGACCCAACACGCCCCCGGCATCACCAACCCGCCGATCGACGACCTCCTGACGAAGGTCGACTCGAAATATCGGCTCGTGCTCTTCGCTGCCAAGCGGGCCCGCCAGATCAACGCCTACTACTCGCAGCTCGGTGAAGGCCTGCTCGAGAACGTGGGACCCCTCGTGGACACGGGCATCCAGGAGAAGCCGCTGTCCATCGCTCTGCGCGAGGTCAACGCCGGTGTGCTCGAATGCCACGACATCGACCCGAACGCCGAGCCGGAGACCTCGCTCGAGGAATTCGCCGATCCCGACTTCGGCGACGACTTCCCGGCCTGA
- the gmk gene encoding guanylate kinase — MTSPRTPGTVRVTVVSGPTAVGKGTVVAALRARHPEVWLSTSATTRAPRPREVEGVHYHFVSGEEFDELLASDGLLEWALVHGTDRYGTPRAPVDAALAEGLDVVLEIELQGARQVRESLPGARFVFIAPPSWDELVRRLEHRGTETLEQRERRLKTAEAELASQSEFDHVVVNDRVDRAVEELVGLMGLRPPNTQEGLH; from the coding sequence ATGACCTCACCTCGCACGCCCGGCACCGTCCGGGTCACCGTCGTTTCGGGGCCGACCGCCGTCGGCAAAGGCACCGTGGTCGCAGCCCTGCGCGCCCGTCACCCGGAGGTCTGGCTGTCGACGTCCGCCACGACACGGGCACCGCGGCCGCGCGAGGTCGAGGGGGTGCACTATCACTTCGTCTCGGGCGAGGAATTCGACGAGCTGCTGGCCTCGGACGGGTTGCTGGAGTGGGCCCTCGTCCATGGCACCGACCGCTATGGCACGCCCCGGGCTCCCGTCGACGCCGCCCTCGCCGAGGGGCTCGATGTCGTCCTGGAGATCGAACTGCAGGGGGCCCGGCAGGTGCGGGAGTCACTGCCGGGGGCCCGGTTCGTGTTCATCGCCCCGCCCAGCTGGGACGAATTGGTTCGCCGGCTCGAACACCGGGGGACCGAAACGCTCGAACAGCGAGAACGTCGCCTGAAGACGGCAGAGGCCGAATTGGCCAGTCAGAGCGAGTTTGATCATGTTGTTGTCAATGATCGCGTCGATCGGGCGGTGGAAGAACTGGTAGGGTTGATGGGATTGCGTCCGCCTAACACTCAAGAAGGCCTGCATTGA
- the pyrF gene encoding orotidine-5'-phosphate decarboxylase — translation MSDGFGVRLAEQIANRGRLCVGVDPHPAMLQAWGLPVDVAGLSEMTRGMVDALGDLVAVFKPQSAMFEAFGSAGIGVLERFLAAADKAGAMVIMDAKRGDIGSTMDAYARAYLSDDSPLAADALTVNPFLGFGSLTPAIQLAEATGRGLYVLCRTSNPEGGEVQLAQGGGRTVAQMMIDQVNHANAGRDPGPLGLVIGGTLPRLDVDLTQFTGSILVPGIGAQGGTVAGLSGLFGGATARVLPTSSREVMGAGPDAESLRRAATQLITTTAGLG, via the coding sequence ATGTCCGACGGATTCGGCGTACGCCTCGCAGAACAGATCGCCAACCGCGGCCGGCTGTGCGTGGGGGTCGACCCCCACCCGGCGATGCTGCAGGCCTGGGGCCTGCCCGTGGATGTCGCGGGGCTGTCCGAGATGACCCGGGGGATGGTGGACGCCCTCGGCGATCTGGTGGCCGTGTTCAAGCCGCAGAGCGCGATGTTCGAGGCGTTCGGGTCCGCCGGAATCGGCGTACTCGAGCGGTTCCTCGCGGCCGCCGACAAGGCCGGCGCGATGGTGATCATGGACGCCAAGCGCGGCGATATCGGGTCGACGATGGATGCGTACGCCCGGGCGTACCTCTCCGACGACTCGCCGCTGGCGGCCGACGCCCTGACGGTCAACCCGTTTCTCGGGTTCGGTTCGCTCACGCCGGCGATCCAGCTGGCGGAGGCCACCGGACGCGGGCTCTATGTGCTCTGCCGGACCTCCAACCCCGAAGGTGGCGAGGTGCAGCTCGCGCAGGGTGGTGGGCGCACGGTCGCACAGATGATGATCGACCAGGTCAACCACGCCAACGCGGGCCGGGATCCGGGCCCGCTGGGGTTGGTGATCGGGGGTACGCTTCCGCGGCTCGACGTCGACCTCACGCAGTTCACCGGCTCGATCCTCGTGCCCGGCATCGGCGCCCAGGGCGGCACGGTGGCCGGGCTGAGCGGTCTGTTCGGCGGCGCGACGGCGCGCGTCCTGCCGACCTCCAGCCGGGAGGTCATGGGCGCCGGCCCGGACGCCGAATCCCTGCGCCGGGCGGCCACTCAGCTCATCACCACGACTGCCGGGCTGGGCTGA
- the metK gene encoding methionine adenosyltransferase: MSKRLFTSESVTEGHPDKIADAISDTVLDELLSQDPESRVAVETLVTTGLVVVAGEVTTEAYAEIPSLVREKILEIGYDSSHKSFDGRSCGVQVSLGQQSPDIAQGVDTAWEKRLEESADAYDLQGAGDQGLMFGYACDETESLMPLPIDIAHRLAERLTSVRKDGTMPYLRPDGKTQVTIEYAGDRPVRLDTVVVSCQHAPDIDLERMLAPDVREQVIAPVLERFDVDHSDYRDFVNPTGKFVIGGPMGDAGLTGRKIIVDTYGGMARHGGGAMSGKDPSKVDRSASYAMRWVAKNVVAAGLARRCEVQVAYAIGRAHPVGFYLECFGTEAVPVDQISDAVLANFDLRPAAITAALDLKRPIYAQTAAYGHFGRDLPEFTWERTDRAEILARAVKG; this comes from the coding sequence GTGAGCAAGCGCCTCTTCACCTCCGAGTCGGTGACCGAGGGTCATCCGGACAAGATCGCCGACGCGATCAGCGACACCGTCCTCGATGAGCTGCTGAGTCAGGACCCCGAGTCCCGGGTCGCCGTCGAGACTCTCGTCACGACCGGTCTCGTCGTGGTCGCCGGAGAGGTGACCACTGAGGCGTACGCGGAGATCCCGAGCCTCGTCCGCGAGAAGATCCTCGAGATCGGCTACGACTCCTCCCACAAGTCGTTCGACGGCCGCTCGTGCGGCGTACAGGTTTCCCTCGGGCAGCAGTCGCCCGACATCGCCCAGGGCGTGGACACGGCCTGGGAGAAGCGCCTCGAGGAGTCGGCGGATGCGTACGACCTGCAGGGCGCGGGCGACCAGGGCCTGATGTTCGGATATGCGTGCGACGAGACCGAATCGCTCATGCCGCTGCCGATCGACATCGCGCATCGCCTGGCCGAGCGGCTCACGTCGGTTCGCAAGGACGGGACGATGCCCTACCTGCGTCCCGACGGCAAGACCCAGGTGACGATCGAGTACGCCGGCGATCGGCCGGTCCGTCTCGACACCGTCGTCGTGTCCTGCCAGCACGCGCCCGACATCGACCTGGAGCGGATGCTCGCACCCGATGTGCGTGAGCAGGTCATCGCCCCGGTGCTGGAACGGTTCGACGTCGACCACAGCGACTATCGCGATTTCGTGAACCCGACCGGCAAGTTCGTGATCGGCGGCCCCATGGGCGATGCCGGTCTCACCGGCCGCAAGATCATCGTCGACACCTATGGCGGCATGGCCCGTCACGGAGGCGGCGCCATGTCGGGCAAGGACCCGTCGAAGGTCGACCGATCGGCGTCCTATGCCATGCGTTGGGTGGCCAAGAACGTCGTCGCGGCCGGGCTGGCGCGGCGTTGCGAGGTGCAGGTGGCGTACGCCATCGGCCGCGCGCATCCGGTCGGCTTCTATCTCGAGTGCTTCGGCACCGAGGCGGTCCCTGTCGACCAGATCTCCGACGCCGTGCTCGCGAACTTCGACCTGCGGCCCGCAGCCATCACCGCTGCGCTCGACCTGAAACGACCCATCTACGCCCAGACTGCGGCGTACGGTCACTTCGGCCGTGACCTCCCCGAGTTCACCTGGGAACGCACTGATCGCGCCGAGATTCTGGCGCGGGCAGTCAAGGGCTGA
- a CDS encoding quinone-dependent dihydroorotate dehydrogenase, with protein sequence MSGLDPQRGRAAGQRRVAALDWGYQQVLRPGLFRIGGGDPEVAHEKTLAAASLLGRVGPLRAAVRALHPRGRTVTVAGIDFPGPVGLAAGLDKFGVGVHAWGALGFSHVELGTVTALAQPGNPKPRLFRARESGGILNRMGFNNPGATALADTLRTAGISRGNLVAGIPIGISLGKSKVTPLEEATQDYLTSFALLAPFADYVAINVSSPNTPGLRSLQDGAALAELVGALTRAARERAAAVPAEGTPVPVFVKVAPDLTFDALEEVLAVCTDNGAAGLIATNTTLSREGLVGADRILGDEAGGLSGAPLTVRAREVVSWLAERSELPIIGVGGIMTVADAQGMMDAGAALLQVYSGYIYRGPALVAEANQALGRA encoded by the coding sequence GTGAGCGGTCTCGATCCGCAGCGTGGCCGCGCAGCCGGGCAACGTCGCGTGGCGGCGCTCGACTGGGGCTATCAGCAGGTCCTGCGCCCGGGGCTTTTCCGCATCGGCGGGGGAGACCCCGAGGTCGCCCACGAGAAGACACTCGCGGCGGCCAGCCTGCTCGGTCGGGTGGGCCCGCTCCGGGCCGCGGTCAGGGCTCTGCACCCGCGGGGCCGCACCGTGACCGTGGCCGGGATCGACTTCCCGGGGCCCGTGGGCCTGGCCGCCGGCCTCGACAAGTTCGGGGTCGGCGTGCACGCCTGGGGTGCGCTGGGATTCAGCCATGTCGAGCTCGGCACGGTCACCGCGCTCGCGCAGCCCGGCAACCCGAAGCCGCGCCTCTTCCGGGCTCGGGAGTCGGGCGGCATCCTCAATCGGATGGGCTTCAACAACCCGGGCGCGACGGCCCTGGCCGACACCCTGCGGACCGCGGGGATCAGCCGCGGCAACCTGGTCGCGGGCATCCCGATCGGCATCTCCCTCGGCAAGTCGAAGGTCACCCCGCTGGAGGAGGCGACGCAGGACTATCTGACGTCGTTCGCCCTGCTGGCGCCCTTCGCCGACTACGTCGCCATCAACGTCTCCAGCCCCAACACCCCCGGCCTGCGCAGCCTGCAGGACGGGGCGGCGCTGGCGGAATTGGTGGGTGCGCTGACGAGGGCCGCGCGGGAGCGGGCCGCCGCGGTTCCCGCAGAGGGTACGCCCGTCCCGGTCTTCGTGAAGGTCGCCCCGGACCTGACGTTCGATGCCCTGGAGGAGGTGCTCGCCGTGTGCACCGACAACGGAGCCGCGGGACTGATCGCCACCAACACCACGTTGTCGCGTGAGGGACTCGTGGGCGCCGACCGCATCCTGGGCGACGAGGCGGGCGGATTGTCCGGCGCGCCACTCACTGTCCGGGCCCGCGAAGTCGTCTCCTGGCTGGCCGAACGCTCCGAGCTGCCGATCATCGGAGTCGGGGGCATCATGACGGTCGCCGACGCACAGGGGATGATGGATGCCGGAGCAGCCCTGCTGCAGGTCTATTCCGGCTACATCTATCGCGGTCCCGCGCTCGTCGCGGAGGCCAATCAGGCCCTCGGCCGGGCCTGA
- a CDS encoding polysaccharide deacetylase family protein: MVRRALGFLAIALALVLLLGLGGYKLMNSRTVQIAGELTARVETPEKVVALTFDDGPTPADTERILADLAAEDVRATFFVIGENIEKDPESITRIAAAGHELANHSWSHPRLVLMSSDEIAAEIEKTDAALRASGYAGEIQFRPPYGKKLVGLPRYLAAHDRRTIMWDVAVEDYSSPEVRQSAEDLTRLTVEKVQPGSIILLHPWQGRLDTQAAIGPVIRELKGQGYRFVTVNELLAYES; the protein is encoded by the coding sequence ATGGTACGCCGAGCCCTGGGTTTCCTGGCCATCGCCCTGGCGCTGGTTCTGTTGCTCGGCCTCGGCGGCTACAAGTTGATGAACTCCCGGACGGTCCAGATCGCCGGGGAGCTGACTGCGCGGGTGGAGACGCCGGAGAAGGTCGTTGCGCTGACGTTCGACGATGGGCCCACCCCGGCCGACACCGAGCGGATCCTGGCCGATCTCGCGGCGGAGGACGTGCGGGCCACGTTCTTCGTCATCGGCGAGAACATCGAGAAGGATCCGGAATCGATCACCCGCATCGCGGCCGCCGGACACGAGCTGGCGAACCATTCGTGGTCGCATCCGCGCCTGGTGCTCATGAGCTCCGACGAGATCGCGGCGGAGATCGAGAAGACCGATGCGGCGCTGCGCGCCAGCGGTTATGCGGGTGAGATCCAGTTCCGGCCGCCGTACGGCAAGAAGCTCGTCGGTCTGCCGCGCTATCTCGCCGCGCATGACCGGCGCACGATCATGTGGGACGTCGCGGTCGAGGACTATTCGTCACCGGAGGTACGCCAGAGCGCCGAGGACCTCACGCGGCTCACGGTCGAGAAGGTCCAGCCCGGGTCGATCATCCTGCTGCATCCGTGGCAGGGCCGGCTCGATACCCAGGCGGCGATCGGCCCGGTGATCCGTGAGCTCAAGGGTCAGGGCTATCGGTTCGTGACGGTGAACGAGCTGCTGGCGTACGAATCCTGA
- the coaBC gene encoding bifunctional phosphopantothenoylcysteine decarboxylase/phosphopantothenate--cysteine ligase CoaBC, with protein sequence MSRIILGVAGGIAAYKACELLRRFTEAGHDVTVIPTEAALNFVGRTTWQALSGNPVHTDVWTDSHEVRHVKLGQTADLVVVAPATADLLARAATGRADDLLTNTLLTAHCPVVMAPAMHTEMWLHAATQANVATLRERGVVVMDPASGRLTGADTGPGRLPDAVDIHAVALSLLDQPETAAAAADQDLAGKHVVVSAGGTRERLDPVRYLGNASSGLMGLSIARAAALRGADVTLVAAHIEHPVPSGCTVRRVESTADLAETMTELSESADVIVMAVAAADFTPRTRAESKIKKASESSGLQLDLVQTTDVLKTISHARPRPQVIVGFAAETATDADHLLELGRAKLARKGCDLLVLNDVSGGKVFGEDDNRIVVISPDDVLGHHSGPKSVVAHRILDAVHSVAAR encoded by the coding sequence ATGAGCCGCATCATCCTGGGCGTGGCCGGTGGGATCGCGGCTTACAAGGCGTGTGAACTGCTGCGCCGGTTCACCGAGGCCGGTCACGATGTGACGGTCATCCCCACCGAGGCCGCCCTCAACTTCGTCGGGCGCACCACGTGGCAGGCGTTGTCCGGAAATCCGGTGCATACCGATGTCTGGACCGACAGCCACGAGGTGCGCCACGTCAAGCTCGGCCAGACCGCCGACCTTGTCGTGGTCGCACCCGCGACGGCCGACCTGCTGGCCCGCGCGGCCACCGGCCGGGCCGACGATCTGTTGACCAACACGCTGCTGACGGCGCACTGCCCGGTGGTCATGGCCCCGGCCATGCACACCGAGATGTGGCTGCATGCCGCCACACAGGCCAATGTGGCCACGCTCCGCGAGCGCGGGGTCGTGGTGATGGATCCGGCTTCGGGTCGCCTCACCGGCGCTGACACCGGTCCGGGCCGGCTGCCCGACGCGGTGGATATTCATGCGGTGGCGCTCAGCCTGCTCGACCAGCCCGAGACTGCTGCTGCGGCGGCGGATCAGGATCTGGCCGGGAAGCATGTCGTCGTCAGTGCGGGCGGGACTCGGGAGCGGCTCGATCCGGTCCGCTATCTCGGCAACGCCTCGTCCGGGCTCATGGGCCTGTCGATCGCCCGCGCGGCCGCGCTGCGGGGCGCCGACGTGACGCTGGTCGCCGCCCATATCGAGCACCCGGTGCCGAGCGGTTGCACGGTCCGGCGCGTGGAGAGCACGGCCGACCTGGCCGAGACCATGACCGAACTCAGCGAGTCGGCCGATGTGATCGTGATGGCCGTCGCAGCCGCCGACTTCACCCCGCGCACCCGCGCCGAGAGCAAGATCAAGAAGGCCTCCGAGTCGTCCGGTCTCCAGCTCGACCTGGTTCAGACGACCGACGTGCTCAAGACGATCTCCCACGCGCGGCCCCGGCCGCAGGTCATCGTGGGATTCGCCGCCGAAACCGCCACCGATGCCGACCATCTGCTGGAGCTCGGGCGGGCCAAGCTCGCCCGCAAGGGCTGCGACCTGCTGGTGCTCAACGATGTCAGTGGTGGCAAGGTGTTCGGCGAGGATGACAATCGGATCGTGGTCATCTCACCCGATGACGTTCTCGGCCATCACTCCGGGCCCAAGAGCGTCGTCGCCCACCGCATCCTGGATGCGGTCCATTCCGTCGCGGCGCGCTGA
- a CDS encoding RNA-binding S4 domain-containing protein, with protein MARLDVWLWSVRLFKTRSLATDACKGGHIRVNEKPVKPAQQVKVGDRVSWRQPGWVREFEVTQLITKRVGAPVAVTCYIDHSPERPAHLSTPVARRDRGAGRPTKKDRRALDRLRGRDDGFGAFDE; from the coding sequence ATGGCACGTCTGGATGTGTGGCTGTGGTCGGTGCGGTTGTTCAAGACGCGCTCGCTCGCGACCGATGCCTGCAAGGGCGGCCACATCCGTGTGAACGAAAAGCCCGTCAAGCCGGCCCAGCAGGTGAAGGTCGGGGATCGCGTGAGCTGGCGCCAACCAGGCTGGGTGCGCGAGTTCGAGGTCACCCAACTGATCACCAAACGCGTCGGCGCCCCGGTCGCGGTCACCTGTTACATCGATCACTCCCCCGAACGCCCGGCGCATCTGTCGACGCCCGTGGCCCGTCGCGACCGGGGTGCGGGCCGGCCGACCAAGAAGGATCGCCGCGCTCTGGACCGACTCAGGGGCCGGGATGACGGGTTCGGCGCGTTCGACGAGTGA